CTCAAGCAACTCCCAGGGTGCGGCCGGCTGGACACGTCGCCCGGCTGGCAAAAGCTGCGCGGGGCGTCGTGTCTGCGGCGGGCCGATCGTACGAAAGCTGTCAGTTTTACGTGGGCACCCGCCAGCCGGATCATCGGTGCGGACATGCCCTGGCAGCTCTCGTGATCACGCGGAACAGTTGGCCGCGATACGGCGGCCTCCCGGTCCGCGAACCGGTGGCAGGATGGGGCAATGCAACCAGAGATCGCCCTGCACCTGCCTGATGGAACTTCTACTATAGGTTTTGCCAGCTACCCCTGCAAGCCCGTCCACGGCGAAAATCGCGGACGACCGTGCGGCGCCCGGTGCCGGCTGTCCCTGCGTGCGCGCCCCAAAGGGGTTCAGACCAGATCTAGTCCATTCGGCGCGGATTGCCAGAGGCGGGCCCCTCATCCGGTTGCGACCGGGGGCCGGCGGTCAGTTTATCGTCTGGGCGGCATGGGGGCTGTCGAGCGAGAAACTCGGGATCTCGACCTCGAACATCTCGCCGGCGGCGCTCTCCATCTGATAGCTGCCGCCCATGATGCCCGACGGCGTGGCCAGCGGTGCGCCGCTGGTGTATTCGAAGCTCTCGCCCGGTGCCAGCACCGGCTGCTCGCCTACCACGCCCGGGCCGCGCACCTCCTGAAGCCGGCCCAGCGCATCGATGATCCGCCAGTGGCGGCTGCGCAACTGGACCGTGTCCGCGCCGTGATTCTCGATCCGGATGTGATAGGCGAAGACAAACTGCCCGTCTTCCGGCGATGACTGGTCGTCGACATAGAACGGACGCACCGCCACCATGATCGAGCGGGTTGTCGCGCTGTATTCGTGTTCCGCCGCCATCATCCCCACCTGCTCAATCGTCGCATCATGGCGACACCATACCGATGTCCCCACCCCGGCAAACCCGCCCGCATGCCGGCCTCGAAGGGTCTGCGAAGCCAATATTGCGACCAATGCAGCGGATTTCCAGTGCCGAGCGCAAGCCCTAATCGGCAGACGGGCCTCGCCAGCGGTTATGCGGCGTCGAGTGCGGCCCCCAGATCGGCCGCCAGATCCTCCACATCCTCAAGCCCCACCGACACCCTCACCAGCCCTTCGGTGATACCCACGGCGGCCCGCTGGTCGGCGGTCAGGCGCTGATGGGTGGTGGTGGCCGGGTGGGTGGCCAAGGTCTTGCTGTCACCCAGATTGTTCGAGATGTCGGCCACCTCCAGACGCTCAAGAAAGCGGAAAGCGGCGTCCTTGCCGCCGGCGAAATCCAGCGCCAGAACCGTGCCGCCACCCCGCATCTGCCGGCGTGCCAGGGCATGCTGGGGATGCGAGGCGAGGCCCGGATAGATCAGCCGCGTCAACGCCGGATGGTTTTCAAGCCGCCGGGCCAGCGCGGTGGCGGCCCGGGTCTGTTCCCGCACCCGCAGCGGCAGGGTTTCCAGCCCCTTCAGCAGCACCCAGGCGTTGAAGGCGCTCAAGGTCGGGCCGGTATGGCGCAGAAAATTGCGCAGCTCGCCATCGCAGAAGGCTTCGTCCGACAGGATGGCGCCGCCCAGAACCCGGCCCTGGCCGTCGATATGCTTGGTGGCGGAATAGACCACGACATGGGCGCCAAGCTGCAGCGGCTTCTGCAGGATCGGCGTGGCGAACACGTTGTCGACCACCAGCCTGGCGCCACAATCGCGTGCCACCGCCGCCACCGCCTGAAGGTCGATCAGTTCGAGCTGCGGGTTCGACGGGGTTTCCAGAAAGAACACCTTGGTGTTCGGCCGCACCGCCGCCGACCAGGCCGCGATGTCGTCGCCGCGCACGAAGCTGGTCTCGATGCCGAACCGGGGCAGCAATTCGGTCAGGATGTACTGGCACGATCCGAACAGCGCTTCGGCCGCGACCACATGGTCGCCCTGGCGGAGCTGGCAGACCAGGGCGGTCCACACCGCCGACATGCCCGATGCCGTGGCCCGGCAGGCCTCGGCACCTTCCAGCGCCGCCAGCCGGGTCTCGAAGGTGCGCACCGTGGGGTTGCCATAGCGGCTGTAGACGAAGCCGGGCTCCTCGCCCTTGAACCGGGCCTCGGCCCTGGCCGGGCTGTCATAGACATAGCCCGAATTCAGGAACAGCGCTTCCGATGTCTCGCCATGGGGGCTGCGGTCCAGCCCGCCGCGCACCGCCAGCGTCGCCTGCCGGCGGCCGGCGCCGGCCGCCGGCTTGTCGCCGCCACCCCGATCGCTCTCCCACAGCCCGTCATCGGCCGCACATTCGTCCTCGACGCCGTTCCGGCCCCCGTCTTCCCGCATGGTCACATGTCCGCATAAAAAAACCCGGCCTCTGGCCGGGTCGACGCACAATCCGTTCTGCGCCCGCTCCCGACCTTTTAGCAGCGAGATTTACGTGGTCCGCAAGCCGGCCGGCCCAAATCCCCACGGATGCGCCGACACAAGCCACACGTGCCCCGCGACATCAGGGCGCCACGATACGCCCGGGCGCGACCGGGGGTCAAGTCCTGAAGATATCAGCATCTTTCACCCATCCGCGGCCTGTAGATCCAGCACCGGCCCGCCGGCCGCCGCCGCCTCGTCCGGATCATGGGTCACGATCAGCGTCGGCACCGCCTCGGCGCGGATGCGGGCGAACACGGCCGTGCGCAGCCTGTGGGCCAGCGGCCGGTCCAGCCGCGCGAAGGGTTCGTCCATCAGAACCATGCGCGGGCGTGCCACGAGCATCCGCATCAGCGCCACCCGCGCCCGCTGCCCCCCCGACAGGGTCAGCGGGTCGCGACCACCCAGCCCGGCCAGGCCCGCCTCGGCCAGTGCCGCGTCGATCAAGGCCCGGCGCCTGGCCCGCGACAGCCCGGCGGGCAGGCCGAAGCCGATATTGGCGGCAACCGTCAGATGCGGGAACAGCAGATCATCCTGCATCATCAGCCCCACGCGCCGCGCCTCGGGCGGCAGGCCGTCGATGGCAGTACCATCCAGCCACACCCGGCCGGCCATGGTCACACCCGGCCCGGCAATACCGGCGATCACCGCCAGCAGGGTGGATTTA
This genomic interval from Tistrella bauzanensis contains the following:
- the apaG gene encoding Co2+/Mg2+ efflux protein ApaG; translated protein: MAAEHEYSATTRSIMVAVRPFYVDDQSSPEDGQFVFAYHIRIENHGADTVQLRSRHWRIIDALGRLQEVRGPGVVGEQPVLAPGESFEYTSGAPLATPSGIMGGSYQMESAAGEMFEVEIPSFSLDSPHAAQTIN
- the metZ gene encoding O-succinylhomoserine sulfhydrylase, whose amino-acid sequence is MREDGGRNGVEDECAADDGLWESDRGGGDKPAAGAGRRQATLAVRGGLDRSPHGETSEALFLNSGYVYDSPARAEARFKGEEPGFVYSRYGNPTVRTFETRLAALEGAEACRATASGMSAVWTALVCQLRQGDHVVAAEALFGSCQYILTELLPRFGIETSFVRGDDIAAWSAAVRPNTKVFFLETPSNPQLELIDLQAVAAVARDCGARLVVDNVFATPILQKPLQLGAHVVVYSATKHIDGQGRVLGGAILSDEAFCDGELRNFLRHTGPTLSAFNAWVLLKGLETLPLRVREQTRAATALARRLENHPALTRLIYPGLASHPQHALARRQMRGGGTVLALDFAGGKDAAFRFLERLEVADISNNLGDSKTLATHPATTTHQRLTADQRAAVGITEGLVRVSVGLEDVEDLAADLGAALDAA
- a CDS encoding ATP-binding cassette domain-containing protein, encoding MTAGLVLDRLALRIHDRPLIGPLDLTVPAGVIGAVVGPSGVGKSTLLAVIAGIAGPGVTMAGRVWLDGTAIDGLPPEARRVGLMMQDDLLFPHLTVAANIGFGLPAGLSRARRRALIDAALAEAGLAGLGGRDPLTLSGGQRARVALMRMLVARPRMVLMDEPFARLDRPLAHRLRTAVFARIRAEAVPTLIVTHDPDEAAAAGGPVLDLQAADG